The DNA region GGGGGTCGAGTGGCGGGTCGTGAACTCCGACGAGTACATGGAGGTCACCGCGACCGGTGACGCCGAGGTGCAGATCCCCGGCTACGTCGACGAGCCGTACCTGCGGGTCGGGCCGGACGGGGTGTTCCGGAACCGGAACTCCCAGGCGACCTACATCAACGAGGACCGCTTCGGCGACGTGTCGTCCCGAGCGACGTCGACCCGAGCGCCGACCCCGACTGGGAGCGGGTGGCCGACGGGCCCAGCTACGCCTACCACGACCACCGCATCCACTGGATGGCCCTGACCGAACCCCCCGCCGTCGCGGCCGACCCGGGGGCCGAGCAGCTCGTGAACGCCTGGACGGTGCCGTTCACCGTCGGATCGGAGACCTACGAGCTGGCCGGGGAGCTCGTCTGGATCCCGGGGCCTAGCCCGTGGCCGTGGCTGCTCGCGGCCCTCCTCGTCGTCAGCGCACCGGTCGCGTGGGGCCTCCGGCGAACCCGTCCGGATCGCGACGCGGTCACCTGGCGCGGGCTGTCCACGCCGGCCGGCGTGACCCTGCTCGTCCTGGCGCTGGCCAACGGCATCCACCTGGTCGACGACCTGTTCGCCACCCCGATCCCGCTGGCGGAGAGCGCGGTCAGCGCCGTCCAGACCCTCCTCTTCATCGCGATCGCCGCCTTCGGCGCGATCCGGGCCATCCAGGGAGGGGAGGGGGCGTTCACCGCCCTCGGCGTCGGGTCCGGCGCGGTCTTCATCGGCCAGGGCCTGCTGTACGCCGCGGTGCTGTCGGCCAGCCAGACCGCCAGCGTCTTCCCCGGCTGGCTGACCCGCGCGGTGATCGCCGCCAGCCTGGCCTAGGTCATCCCCATGGCCGTCGCCGCCGTCGTCGGCACCCGCGCCCTGCTCCCGGAGTGGGACGACACCGAGCTCGAGGCCGAGGCCCGCCAGACCGCGCCAGAGACGCCGTAGGCCCGCCGACTCCCGAGCGCAGCGAGGCTACGAGTCGGCGGAACGACGAGCAGCGTGCCGAAGGCACACGTCGCGTTTCGGGGGTCGGGGGGCGGAGCCCCCCGGGATCATGCGATCTCGTCCTTCAGCGCCTCGAGCATCAGGCAGTCGTGCCACTCGCCGTCCGGGCCGCGCTCGTAGGCGCGCATGAGCCCGACCTTGCGGAACCCGACCCGCTCGTAGCAGCGGATCGCGGGCTCGTTGTCCACCTGGGGGTCTATCACCAGCCGGTGGTGCCCCCGGTCGTGCACCAGGTGACGCGCCACGGTCCTGACCGCGTCCGTGCCCAGCCCGCGCCCGTGGAACGCCGGGGCGAGGAACACGTCGACGCCGGCGTGGCGGTAGTCCGGCGCCGGCTCCTCGGAGTACTGGATGGAGCCGGCGACGACGGGCGCCCCCCCGTCGTCCTCGACCACGATCGTGTAGACGATGGTGTCGGTCGACTCGAGCAGCTCCGAGCGCACCCGGGCCTCGTCGTAGCGGCCCCACCACCGCGCGACCGCGGGGTCGGCGAGGATGGCCGTGAGGGCCGCGACGTCCTCCTCGGCGATGAGGCGCAGCAGCACCTGGGTGCCGTGCAGGGTCGCGATCGGGTCTGGCGGCTTGGTTGACACGCAGTTCCTCCTGCCCCTCATCCTGCCAGCCGCGAGCGGTGACGGCCCACCCAGCCGTTAGGCTTCACCCCCGATGGACGCACGCGCACACTACGACCTGGCGATCCTCGGCGGCGATGGGGTGGGTCCGGAGGTGACCGCTCAGGCGCTGAAGGCGGTGGATGCCGCTGAGGCCCGCTTCGGGTTCACGACCTCTCGGGTGGACTACGACCTTGGTGGCCGCCGGTACCTCGCGACCGGTGAGGTGCTGCCCGACAGCGTGATGGCCGAGCTCGACGACGTCGACGCGATCCTCCTGGGTGCGGTCGGCACCCCCGAGGTGCCGCCCGGGGTGCTCGAACGCGGCCTGTTGCTGAAGCTGCGCTTCGCCTTCGACCAGTACGTCAACCTCCGCCCCGTCAAGCTGCTGCCCGGTGTCCCCACCCCCGTCGCGGGGTTGACCCCGGACCGCTGTGACATGGTCATCGTGCGGGAGAACACCGAGGGCATGTACGCCGGCGCCGGCGGCAGCCTCTACCGCGGCACCGACGCGGAGGTCGCCACCCAGGAATCGGTCAACACCCGCCGCGGGGTCGACCGGGTCGTCCGCGACGCCTTCGACCGCGCCCGCAGCCGCAACCGGCATCTGACGTTGGTCCACAAGACCAACGTGCTCAACCACGCCGGTGATCTGTGGATGCGGACCTTCACCGAGATCGGGGAGGCCGACTACCCCGACGTCGCGCGGGACTACGTCCACGTCGATGCGATGTGCCTGTACCTGGTGCAGTCCCCCGACCGGTTCGACGTCGTGGTCACCGACAACCTGTTCGGTGACATCATCACCGACCTCGGCGCGGCGGTGCAGGGCGGCCTGGGCCTGGCGGCCAGCGGCAACCTCAACCCCACCGGCGCCCACCCGTCGATGTTCGAACCCGTCCACGGCTCCGCACCCGACATCGCCGGCAAGGGCTGGGCCAACCCCGTCGCCGCGGTCCTGTCCGCCAGCCTGTGCCTCGCCCAGCTCGGCCAACCCGACGCCGCCACCGCCCTGGAGGACGCCGCCGCCACCGTCCTGGTCGAGATGGACGCCATGGCCGGACCCGACATGGGCGCCACCACCGACCAACTCGGCGACCGCATCGCCGAGCTCGTCGCCGGCTAGCCCGCACACCCCCAGAGGAGCACCGCGATGCCGATCCCCCGCATGTCGAAGATCTGGATGGACGGCGAGCTCGTCGACTGGGACGACGCGCGGATCCACGTCCTGACGCCGAGCCTCCACTACGGCTGGGCGGTGTTCGAGGGGATCAGGGCGTACGCCACCGACCGGGGGCCGGCGATCTTCCAGCACCGCGCGCACATCGAGCGGCTGTTCACCTCTGCGCAGGTGCTCACGATGGAGATCCCCTACAGCCCCGACGAGCTGATGGAGGCGACCCGCGAGCTGTGCCGCGTCAACGGCCAGGACAGCTACTACATCCGGCCCCTCGCCTACCTCGGCTACGGGGAGATGGGGCTGAACCCGATCCCCTCCCAGGTCCGGGTGATGATCGCGGTGTGGCCGTGGGGCGCCTACCTGGGCGACGAGGGCTTCACGACCGGTGTCCGCGCGAAGATCAGCTCGTGGCAGCGGATGAGTCCGAACGTGATCCCGACGGGGACCAAGGCGAGCGGCGTGTACGTCAACTCCTCCCTCGCGAAGGTGGAGGCGGTCCGGGCCGGCTACGACGAAGCCATCCTGTTGAACGCCCAGGGCCGCGTGGCCGAGGGGACCGGCGAGAACGTCTTCATCGTCTCCGACGGCGTGATCGTCACCCCTCCGACCACCGAGGGGGTCCTGCGGGGTGTGACCCGCGAGGCGGTCATGGACTTCGCCCGCGACGCCGACCTGCCGCTGGTCGAGGCGCCGCTGCTGCGCCACGACCTGTACACCGCCGACGAGGCGTTCTTCACCGGGACCGCGGCGGAGATCGTGCCGATCCGCGCCGTCGACGACCGGGTCATCGGCCCGCCGGGGCCGATCACCAAGCAGCTGCGCGCGATCTTCACCTCGGTGGTCCGCGGCCGCGAGCCGAAGTACGACCACATGCTGGACTACGTGACCCAGCACTGACGTTCCCCCGAGTGATGGCCCGCCCACGCGGGGAGGGCCTGCACAGAGGCTCGGCGCCGAGGGTCGGTGGCCGGGCAGGAGGAGGATGATCGATGGGCGTGACGCGACGTGTCGTCGTGGTCGGTGCCGGCTTCGGCGGGCTGACGACCGCCCGGGCGCTGGCCGGGCAGGACGTGGCGGTCGAGGTGGTCGATCGCCGCAACCACCACCTGTTCCAGCCGCTGCTGTACCAGGTGGCGACCGCGGGCCTCGAGCCGTCGGACATCGCCTACGCCGTCCGAGGCATCGTCAAGCGGCAGCGGAACGTGCGGTTCACCTCCGCGGAGGTGGTGGGTGCCGACCTCGACGCGAAGGTCCTGCACACCGCCAGCGGCCGTGACATCGGCTACGACCACGTGGTCCTCGCCGCCGGCGCCCGGACCGCCACGTTCGGGGTGCCCGGTGTCGACGAGCACGCCTTCGGCCTGAAGTCGCTCGAGGACGCCCTCGGGATCCGCCAGCACCTCCTCGA from Euzebya sp. includes:
- a CDS encoding GNAT family N-acetyltransferase; the encoded protein is MSTKPPDPIATLHGTQVLLRLIAEEDVAALTAILADPAVARWWGRYDEARVRSELLESTDTIVYTIVVEDDGGAPVVAGSIQYSEEPAPDYRHAGVDVFLAPAFHGRGLGTDAVRTVARHLVHDRGHHRLVIDPQVDNEPAIRCYERVGFRKVGLMRAYERGPDGEWHDCLMLEALKDEIA
- a CDS encoding 3-isopropylmalate dehydrogenase; translation: MDARAHYDLAILGGDGVGPEVTAQALKAVDAAEARFGFTTSRVDYDLGGRRYLATGEVLPDSVMAELDDVDAILLGAVGTPEVPPGVLERGLLLKLRFAFDQYVNLRPVKLLPGVPTPVAGLTPDRCDMVIVRENTEGMYAGAGGSLYRGTDAEVATQESVNTRRGVDRVVRDAFDRARSRNRHLTLVHKTNVLNHAGDLWMRTFTEIGEADYPDVARDYVHVDAMCLYLVQSPDRFDVVVTDNLFGDIITDLGAAVQGGLGLAASGNLNPTGAHPSMFEPVHGSAPDIAGKGWANPVAAVLSASLCLAQLGQPDAATALEDAAATVLVEMDAMAGPDMGATTDQLGDRIAELVAG
- the ilvE gene encoding branched-chain-amino-acid transaminase, with product MPIPRMSKIWMDGELVDWDDARIHVLTPSLHYGWAVFEGIRAYATDRGPAIFQHRAHIERLFTSAQVLTMEIPYSPDELMEATRELCRVNGQDSYYIRPLAYLGYGEMGLNPIPSQVRVMIAVWPWGAYLGDEGFTTGVRAKISSWQRMSPNVIPTGTKASGVYVNSSLAKVEAVRAGYDEAILLNAQGRVAEGTGENVFIVSDGVIVTPPTTEGVLRGVTREAVMDFARDADLPLVEAPLLRHDLYTADEAFFTGTAAEIVPIRAVDDRVIGPPGPITKQLRAIFTSVVRGREPKYDHMLDYVTQH